A genomic window from Candidatus Thermoplasmatota archaeon includes:
- the rplW gene encoding 50S ribosomal protein L23, producing the protein MRRTIILHPYVTEKTMNAMSGTPNQDLTDGNRLEFVVRKDARKPDIKKAFEERFEAKVDKINIKLMKDGKHAIIKLKEGYSAEEIGMRIGIF; encoded by the coding sequence ATGAGAAGGACCATCATTCTTCATCCGTACGTGACAGAGAAGACCATGAATGCGATGTCCGGTACGCCCAACCAGGACCTCACGGACGGCAACAGGCTCGAGTTCGTAGTCCGCAAGGACGCAAGAAAGCCTGACATCAAGAAGGCGTTCGAGGAGCGGTTCGAGGCGAAGGTCGATAAGATAAACATCAAGCTAATGAAGGACGGCAAGCACGCGATCATCAAGCTGAAGGAGGGCTACTCTGCCGAGGAGATCGGCATGAGGATCGGCATATTCTAG